DNA sequence from the Terriglobia bacterium genome:
GGAGCCGCGCAACGAACGTGCACCCCGCCGACAGGCCCAGGCCGGTTGTTGCGACCTACGATTTGGGCTTATCTGGATCCGTAGCCTCGTCCTTGTTCTTATCTTTGTTCTTGTCCTTGTCCTTGTTTTTATCCTTGTGCTTTTTGTCCTTTTTCGTCTTATCCGGATCGGTAGCGGCTTCTTTGCTTTCCTTCTTGTCGGTTGCCGATTTGGAGGTGTCATCCTTCTTCTTGTCCGGATCGGTAGCCTCGTCCTTTTTGTCCTGCGCAGTGGCCGCCGAGCCAGCCATGAGGACCGCAGCGCCACCGGCCAGAAGCGTGCCTGCCACGGTCACAAATGACCGCCGGGAAAGTTTCCGTTCGGTGATTATTTCGTCGTCCTTGAGTGTGCGAGCGCCCTGTTGATTGGGCGACTTTGTGTTTTCATCAGCCATGAATTGTTCCTTTCCTTTTTGACTGTTCTCTTGCTTCTGCTTGAGCCTGATATTTTTCTTTTGCTATCGCACAACTATACGCCTGAATCGGGCGGTCAAGTACAGGAAACGCTTATCGTGTGCCTGGCGATTGTGCTTGTGTGCAAAATTGCACAGTATGAGGAACCATTGAAGAAATACTCGGGCGCAGGCATGTTTGTGGCGGTTATTTATTGACGCGCTCGCTTCGCTGCTTTGAGTCCCAGGAAGCCAACCCCGGGCTTCCTGGGAGCAGCTGCGCGAGAGCCTGCGGCGCAAGGAAAAGATTCTTAGCCGCTTTTACGGCACGGCTGAAGCCGTGCCCTGACACTTGTTGTCGCAGTGGATGCTAGATGATCAAGGGAATCAGATGTGGTGCGGCGAACGGTGTGGATTCCCACCCTCAAGCAAAAGCGGGTAAACGCAGTAAGTCGTCATGTATCCGTTCAGTTGTGCTCGCCTTGAGAGCAGCGGAGCCGATTCCTCGGGCCTCACAGAATCGATAGCGCAGATTTCAGCAGCGATCACGTTAGGCTCCTCGGAACAGCATGGCGTTGTGTGGGCGTTTTATGGCCTGTGGTTTTAGCCCTTAATGGCTTTTCGCAAGGCGGATTGGACGCTAGTTGAGACAAGCCCTTCGATGTAATGGTTCAGGCGGATCACACAATGCGCCACATATTCGGCGGCTCAAAATGTAATTTGTGGTCATCGGTCATCTTGTGCAGGATGTTTTCAATTTTCTGGTGCCTTTGCGGATCACGCACGGCAGGTAAGTCATACAACTCTTCCACGGCCCGCAACTCGGCGGCGAACTCCTGCTCTTCTTCCGGGGTTGGTAGCAAAGCCATGTCGCTGCCGTCATGCATTTTGAGTGCTTCTTCATATTGGGCGATTCGAACGCGACTTTCGATAGTGTGCAGGTCATAGCGTGGATACTGCACTAGTGGAAGCAGGTGGCCTTCGGGCAGCCGCGTGATGGCTTTCAATATGAAGATACATTGACGCTTGCGCTTCGTTGTATCGGCAAGATCGACCTGCCGGTTCCACACCTGAAATGCCGCAACGATGATTCCCGCTATGATGATGCCCCAACCCAACCTAGCCGGGATCGCGTGTCCCGTGATCTGCCATGAGGAGAAAATGGCAATGATGAACCCGCTTGTTAGGAGCGCACCCCAAGTCTTGCACATCTCAACTGTGAATTGGCCAAGTCGTATAAGCATGATTGCGATTTAGTTGGACCGGAAAGACCGAATGGAATATATCTTTAGTTTCTTAAATTCTTGAAGGTACTTGGGTGCCCTGATGCAATGAAATCGTCCTGGTCCTCTTTAGCTGCGTATTTGAAAATCTTGTCATACATCTCTTTTCCCTGTTCCTGCGTGGCTTGGTAACCATTCTCCGAAGGAATTCGCTCTTTAACGATTTGTTCCTTGCTACGAAAATCGATGGGGTAGGCACTTGCCGCTGGATTTACGGGAAGGTCAAGAATCAACTTTGCTCTGGATTCCGTGTAATCGTATTTGGCGTATTGATGAATTGGCGCGAGCCGATAGTCGTCCATGGGCTGAAACGCCAAAACCGTACCCAATGGCCAGAAGGTGAATTCAGCCACCACACAAATTCTCTTCCGAATAAGATCGCAAAAACCACCAATACCAGTCTTGCGTCCGCTTGTGCCTTTGACGGCAAACGCATACACGTACCAATCTGGCGGGAAGTCTTGATTTCGGGAGTTGCGAAGGAATTTCCGCAACCATGGATGAGTTTTGACAAAGTGCTGGCCGTTGGCCGAAACGTAATTCATTACAACTTGCTTGAGAATGCTGAGAGGGCGGTTGACGATTACACGTATAGTGTCGCCGTCTGCTACTTTGTCCACCTTTTCGGCAACATCCTTTATCAATTCAGCATAATGTGTTCCGTACTTCGCCCCTGTCCAGTTGTTGCATTCTCCACACAAGCTCCGAACCGTCCAGCCACGTACAACCTCACCTTGCCAAATTACGTGACCGACCTGATCTGTGAGTTTATCTACTGATTGGAGCAAAATATCGTGGTCGTTAAAGGCGGAGCGAGGTGGGGTATGTTCCAACGTGAGCACACGATACTCACCGCAAAGCCAGCAATGCCCTTCAATTTTCGGTTTCACTACTTCAACCCTTAGAAAAGGATTGTAGCTCGATTCGACTATTCGCCGCAACTTCGCTTTTTCGCGAAAACAACACGACCTCGGGGGAGTCACTCTGCTTTGTCATCGAGGTCTAACTTTCGGTTGGCACTTACAAGGTCCGATAACTTTAAAAATCTTTCGGATTGGTCATCTACTTATTGACTTCTGTTCGCTTTTTGTTTAACATGCGTTTCAGGTTCTCGCCGGGAGCGGCAGCGGCGAACCGTCGTGTACAGGCGGCAAGAAACAAGCCTGTTAGCGATTGAGGGTATCCCAGTTGGAGGCGGGAAGCCCAAAAAGGCCTGCAACCACGCGATCATCGCCGGCCCACCGTTAGGGTCACAGAGAGCGTCGAGCCAAATAAGCAGTCTGCATTCAGCAATCTGCAAATAAAGCAAACAGGATAAGTGTGTGTGTTGGAGCTTCTAGCTACTGGCTACTAGCTGCTGGTAAAGCTTTTGGCTATTGGCTTTTGGCTAAAAACCAAGAACCGGTACCTGGTACTTGGCTTTTGAAGCCAAAACCCGGGCTCACGGGCAAGAGTGCCCGTGCCACACAAAGCTTTTACAAGGTTGATCACAGGCAGGGAGTGCCTGTGCCACAAAAATCTTAAAACGCAGCCGAGGGCGGCTCTGCCCATGCAAGCCAAAATCGGGCTTGCACGGGGACCCAGGCTGCGGTCCACAAACATGTTTCTACGGAGATGAGGCGATGAGCAAAGAAGAGATTATGACGGAGATCCAGGGATTGGCGAACAAGCTGGGACGCGTGCCCACCCTGACGGAATTGAAGACGATGACACCGGTGGGGCGCAGAGGCGTCCGGAACCATTTTACGACCTACACGAACGCGCTGATTGCATGCGGAATGCTGGCAAACAAGAAACAGCGCATTGGAATGGATTCACTGTTTGGAGACTGGGCGACGGTGGCGCGGCAGATGCAGAGGCTGCCCACGTCAACGGAATATGAGGAAAAAGGCGCGCACAGCGCAAAAGCAATTATCGCCCGCTGTGGAAGCTGGAAGCGGGTGCCACACATGATGCTGGGGTACGCGCAGGAGCGAGGCCTGGTAAAAGAGTGGCCGGACGTGATGGCCATGGCGCGGGCAGAAAAGGAACTAAGCTGGCCGGCCACGGAAAGTCTGTGGCCGGGCCACGAGGCCGCGCGATGGGACGTGTTCACGAACAGGCCGGTGTATGGGACGCCGATGAATATGTGTCCGCTGGCGCATGCGCCGACGAACGAGCTGGGCGTGGTGTTTCTGTTTGGCGTGCTAGTGCGCGAGCTGGGCTACATAGTGACGTTGCTGCAAGCGGGGTTTCCTGACTGCGAAGCGCTACGCCAGGTGATGCGCGACAAATGGCAGCGGCTAAGAATCGAGTTTGAATTTGAGAGCCTTAACTTTGTGAAGCACGGACATGACGTGAAAGGCTGCGACATGATTGTGTGCTGGAAACATAATTGGCCGGAGTGTCCGCTGGAAGTGCTGGAGCTGAGCAAGTTTGTGGGGAAACTTTTGCCGCAGATCGGAAAAGCTTAACCACAAAGGACACGAAGGAACACAAAGGAGATCGGGTGATCTGGTGATCGCCGTGATCGGGTGATCGGAAAACCAAAACCTACCACGGAGACACGGAGACACGGAGGAAAAGGAAAGATTTTGCCGCAGATTTGCGCGGATAAACGCTGATCAGGAAAAAAGCTAAACCACAAAGGACAGAAAGGAACACAGAGAAAAGCAAGACTTTTCGGGCAGTCAATCTTCCTGATCAGTGTTATCAGTGAAAATCAGTGGTAAGCCGTTTACTTTTGATCCGCGTTTATCCTTGTTGATCCGCGGTAAGGTTTTGCAATCGTTTGACGGACTGAATGGCCATTCAATAGACTTTACCCGGTCATGAAATCCGCGCAGACGGCGCTTTAAAGCTGCGAATCGAAGGCGTGAGCCAGTTAAATCGGAAGGCGCAAGGCATTCATAGAAAGATAGAAATCAGGAACCGTAGAACCGAAAATTTAAAGATCGAAAACTTTAGGATCAAAAGCCCGAGATCGAAAACCGAAACCGAAAATTCGAGATCGAAACGCGAAATCAACCAAGAGAGAAGAATCCCATGAGCGATCTGGTCCAGCTTTCAAAAGACAACGATATTGCCATTATTACGATTAACAATCCGCCGGTGAACGCGCTGAGCCCGGGAGTGCCGGAAGGCATTTCTGAAGCGATTGAACAGGTTGATAAAGATCCGACGGTGAAAGCGGCGGTGCTGATTGGCGGCGGCAAAACGTTTGTGGCCGGCGCGGACATTAAAGAGTTTGGCAAGATGACGAGTGGGAAGACGCGCGGCGGAGTGCCTTTTGTGCCGCTGCTGGGCCGCATTGAAGATTGCAGCAAGCCGGTGGTGATGGCGATCCATGGCACGGCTTTTGGCGGAGGGCTGGAACTGGCGATGGCGGGGCATTATCGCGTGGCGGCGCCGACGGCGCAGGTGGGGCAGCCGGAAGTGAAGCTTGGCATTATTCCCGGCGCAGCAGGAACGCAGCGCTTGCCGCGGCTTGCAGGAGTGGCGAAAGCCGTGGAGATGTGTGCGGACGGCAATCCGATTAAAGCGAAAGAAGCTTTGTCGCTGGGCATCGTTGACAAATTAATTGATGGCGACTTGCTCAGCGGCGCGGTCGCGTTTGCCCGCGAAATTGCCGGCAAGCCTGCGCGCAAGACGCGTGAACGCAATGAGAAACTGGGATCGGCGGAGCAGAATGCGCCGATTTTTGCCGCGGCACGCGATGCTGCGCGCAAAAAAGCTCGTGGGCTGATGGCTCCGATGGCTGCCATTGACGCGGTTGAAGCCGCGACAAAGCTGCCGTTCGACCAGGGCGTGGAAGCCGAGCGCAAACTTTTTATGGAGTGCCTGTTCTCTGACCAGTCGAAGGCGATGATTCATGTCTTCTTTGGCGAGCGCGAAGTGGCGAAAATTCCTGATGTCCCGAAAGAGACTCCGACGATTCCGGTGAATACGGCGGCGGTGATCGGCGCAGGGACGATGGGCGGCGGCATTGCCATGAACTTTGCCAATGCCGGTATCCCGGTGCTGCTGAAAGAGACTGACCAGGCGGCGCTGGACCGCGGCATCAATACCATCCGCAAAAATTATGAGAACACGATGAAGAAAGGCCGCCTCACGCAGCAGCAGATGGACGATCGGATGAAGCTGATCAAGCCCACGCTGACCTATGACGGATTTGAGTCCGCAGACATGGTGGTCGAGGCCGTGTTTGAAGGCATGGCGCTGAAGAAACAGGTGTTCGGCGACCTGGACAAGATCTGTAAAAAAGGCGCGGTGCTGGCAAGCAATACGTCGACGCTGAGCATTGACGAGATAGCGTCAGCGACGTCGCGACCGGAGTCGGTGATTGGTACGCACTTCTTCTCGCCGGCGAATGTGATGCGGCTGCTGGAAATCGTGCGCGGCAAGGCGACGAGCAAAGAAGTGATCGCAACGTGCATGCAGCTGTCCAAAAAGCTGGGCAAGGTGGGCGTGCTGGTGGGCAATTGCAGAGGGTTTGTCGGCAACCGCATGTTTGGCCCTTACCGCCGTGAAGCGCAGTTCCTGGTAGAAGAAGGAGCGGGGATTGAAGCGATCGATAAAGCGATGTACGAATACGGAATGGCAATGGGTCCTTTGGCGGTGGGCGATTTGGCAGGATTAGACGTGGGTTGGCGCATTCGCAAAGAATTTAAGCACCTGGAGAAACCCGGAGTGCGGCAGCCGCTTGCTGAAGACCGCCTCTGCGAAATGGGACGTTATGGGCAGAAGACCGGAGCAGGCTGGTACAAGTATGATGAAAACCGCCGCGCCATTTTTGATCCCACGGTGGAAGAGAATGTGCGCAAGTGGGCGGCTGAAGCGGGCGTGAAGCAGCACGCAATTTCAAAAGAAGAAATTGTCGATCGCCTGATCTATGCGCTGGTGAATGAAGGCGCACGCATACTGGAAGAAGGCTACGCGCTGCGCGCCGTCGATATCGACATCATTTATCTCACCGGCTACGGATTCCCGGCGCATCGCGGCGGACCAATGTGGTATGCAGACACGGTCGGCCTGAAAAAAGTTTACGATCGCATCTGCGAATTCCATAAGCAACACGGAGAACTCTGGGAGCCCGCGCCGTTGCTTAAGCGTCTGGCGGAAGAAGGCAAAGGCTTCGCTGATTTCGATCAGAAGGCGAGCGCCGCCGCCTGATCTGACGGTGGCGAGGCCGACCACGCGCCGAGCCACATGCTACAAGGCAGAAAGAATTTAGACTCTGACCACGCTGCAAAAGCGGGTTGGAGCGAAAGCGACAAAAATGAATAGAGAAGCTGTTATTGTCGATGCTCTTCGCACGCCGCTGGGCCGGCGCGATGGCATGCTGAAATCCTGGCACCCGGTCGATCTGCTGGGCTTCACGCTCAAAGGCCTCGTCGCCCGCAACAGGCTTGATCCCGCGCGCATTGATGACGTGATTGCCGGTTGCGTGGGACAAGTTGGTGAACAAGCTTTCAACGTCAGCCGCAACGCCGTACTTGCCGCGGGCTTCCCCGAGTCCGTGCCCGGAACCACTGTCGATCGCCAGTGCGGCTCCAGCCAGCAGGCCATTCATTTTGCCGCGCAGGGCGTGATCGCCGGCAGTTATGACATTGCCATCGGCTGTGGTGTTGAGAGCATGACGCGCGTTCCCATGGGCGCGTCCGCCGCTAATGGTCCCGGCAAGCCGTTTGGTCCGGCGATGATGAAGCGCTATAACAATGTCCATTTCAATCAGGGCATCAGCGCGGAAATGCTGGCCGAGCGTTACAAGCTCACCCGCGAATGCCTTGACCAGTACAGTCTTGAAAGCCATCGCCGCGCGGCTCAAGCCGCCGAACAAGGCTGGTTCTGCCGTGAGATTCTGCCGCTGCCGGTTGAGGCTGAGCAGGGTACCGTCAACGTCAGCCGCGACGAAGGCATCCGCGCCGGCAGCACGCTGGAAAAACTTGCCACGCTCAAGACCGTCTTCAAGGCCGATGGTGTTGTCACCGCGGCAAACTCATCGCAAATTACTGACGGCGCCGCTGCAGTGCTGATCATGGAACGCGGTGTCGCGGAAAAACTCGGCTACCGCCCGATGGCGCGCTTTGTCGAATTTGCCCTCGCTGCGGAAGATCCCGTGCTCATGCTTGGCGCTCCCATCCCTGCTACTCGTAAAATCATGGAACGCTCCGGCCTCAAGCTTGAAGACATGGACCGCGTCGAAATCAATGAGGCTTTTGCCAGCGTGGTTCTAGCATGGCAGCGTGAAACCAAAGCTGATCTTGGTCAGGTGAACGTGAATGGCGGCGCTATCGCGCTAGGCCATCCGCTGGGCGCGAGTGGCGCTCGACTGATGACGACGCTGGTGCACGAACTTGAACGCACTGGCGGTCGTTACGGCTTGCAGACAATGTGCGAAGGCGGCGGCATGGCCAACGCAACCATCATCGAGCGAATAAATTAATCGAAAGGCACTTGGCCGCGAATTTCGCGAATACACACGAATAAACCCAAGTCCGATTCGCGCTTTTTCGCGTTCATTCGCGGCTAACAAAAACGGAGATGCAATGAAAATCAAAGGTTCAAGCGCGCTGGTTACCGGTGGCGCATCAGGTTTGGGCGCGGCGACTGTCCGCATGCTCGCGGCGCAGGGCGCCAAGGTTGTAATTGCAGACGTGAATGAAAAAGGTGGCAACGATCTGGCGCAGGAACTCGGGGCATCGAACAGCGTCAAGTTCGTTAAGACAGATGTAACCGACGATGCCCAGATCGCCGCAGCTGTCGAAGCTGCCGTCAAGCAGCACGGAGGCTTGCATATCCTCGTCGCCACAGCCGGAATTGGCATTGCTGAAAAACTGCTGGGCAAAAACGGCATGCACGATCTGCAGAAATTCATTCGCACCATCCAGGTCAATTTGATCGGAACGTTTGATGTCATTCGCCACGGCGCAAACGCCATGGCCGTCAACCAGCCGGACGAAGACAGCGGCCGCGGCGTCATCGTCACAACTGCTTCTGTCGCGGCTTATGAAGGGCAGATTGGCCAGGTGGCATATTCGGCATCCAAGGGCGCAATCGTCGGCATGACTTTGCCTCTGGCGCGTGAACTGGCGCGCTCGGGGATTCGCGTGTGCACCATCGCTCCCGGAATCTTTCACACGCCGCTGCTCGGCGCATTGCCTGAAGCAGCGCAGCAGTCTCTCAGCCAGCAGGTTCCGTTCCCGCAAAGACTAGGCAAGCCGCCGGAGTTCGCCGCGTTGGTACAGCACATCATTGAAAACAACATGCTGAACGGCGAGACGATCCGTCTTGACGGCGCAATCCGCATGGCTCCCAAATAAATATTCAGCCAAGAGGCGGGCGATAGCATGCGCGTTCTGATAGCAGGCGGCGGCACCGGTGGACATGTAATCCCGGCGCTGGCCATTGCGCGCGAGTTGAAGGCCCACCACAACGCTGAAGTCCTTTTTGTGGGGACCGCCAGAGGCATGGAAAACCGCCTGGTTCCGCAGGCTGGTTTTGGGTTGATGCGGGTCAAGGTGGGCGCACTGAAAAATGTGAGCCTCATTACCCGGATGCGCACGGTGTTTGACCTGCCCAGGGCCGTAGTTGACGCTCGGAAGATCATCAAGGTCTTCAATCCTGATGTGGTGGTGGGCGTAGGCGGATACGCTTCCGGCCCGGCGATGGCGGCGGCCATCATGATGCACATTCCCACGCTGGCTTTTGAGCCAAACTATGTTCCGGGGTTTGCCAACAAGATCGTCGGCCATCGCGTTTCGGCGGCGGCGGTGCATTTTGAGCAGACGGAAAAATACTTTCGCAATGCCCAGGTTGTTGGCGTGCCGGTGCGGGCGGAGTTCTTTAACGTGCCGTCGCCCGGTGGCAACCATCCGCCAACGCTGCTGATTTTTGGCGGCAGCCAGGGCGCACGGGCTATCAATCAGGCCATGGTGGCCGCTGCCCCGGCAGTACTAAGACAAATTCCCCGGCTTGAGATCATCCACCAAACGGGCGAGCGTGAATATAATGACGTGGCGGCTGCGTATAAACAGGCGGGCGTGAAGGCCGAGGTTTCAGCTTTTATTGATGACATGCCAGCGGCCTTTGCGCGGGCAGATTTGCTGTTGTGCCGCTCCGGGGCGAGTACGGTTGCCGAAGCGACGGCGGCAGGCAAGCCGGCAATTTTTGTCCCGTTTCCGCAGGCGGCGGACGACCATCAGCGCCGCAATGCGGAAGCAATTGTGCAAGGCGGCGCGGCCATGCTGGTGCCGCAGGCGGAGCTTACGCCAGAGCGATTGACGGAGGTGATCACGCAGCTGTTTGCGAATCCCACGCGTCTAAAGCAAATGGCAGAGCGGGCACGTGCGCTCTCTCACCATGACGCGGCTGGTAGAGTGGCAAGGATGGTGGCGGAGCTGGCGGAAAGAAGCAATTAGCAGCTAGCAATTGGCAATTAGCCAAAATCAAGTGCGAGTTTAGCCGCGAATGAACGCGAAAAACGCGAATCGGAATGAAGTAGGGGCGAGCCAGATTAGCGCGGCGAGCCCGCTGTAACAGGTGCAGAAGAAATAGAGGTCAGGCGAAACTCTGTAGCGGTTTGGAGCGCAGCGACACAGTTTTTTCCGAAGTAAGGGCGAGCCCGACTAGCGCGGCGAGCGGCACGCAACAGGAGCAATGGATAGATTGGTTCGACGAAGCTCTTAAGCGGTTTGGAGCGAAGCGACACAGTTTTTTCCGGAGTAAGGGGCGAGCCCGACTTGCGCGGCGAGCCCAATGTGACGGGTGCAGAACAGAATTAGAGGTTCGACGAAGCTCTATAGCGGTTGGGAGCGCAGCGACAAGAACAATGTTTGCAAAAATTCAGCGGATACATTTCGTCGGGATTGGCGGCATCGGCATGAGTGGTATTGCCGAGGTGCTGCTCACGCTCGGCTACAAGGTGTCCGGGTCTGACCTCAAGAGTTCCAGCGTTACAGAGCGGCTGGCGGAAAAGGGCGCCATCATTTTCGTGGGTCATCGCGCTGAGAACATTACCGGCGCGGAGGTCGTGGTGGCCAGCTCAGCCGTAAAGCGCGACAATCCCGAGATCCTGGCGGCGCGCGCCGAGTATATTCCGGTAATCCAGCGCGCGGAGATGCTGGCTGAACTCATGCGCTTGAAGTATGGAATCGCCATTGCCGGGATGCATGGCAAGACCACTACCACCAGCATGGTTGCTGCGGTGCTGGCTGCGGGTGGGCTCGATCCAACGGTCGTTGTCGGCGGGCGCGTGGATGCCATGGGATCGAACGCCCGGCTGGGCAAATCGCAATATCTGGTGGCGGAGGCCGATGAAAGCGACCGTTCATTCCTAAAGCTCTCGCCCATCCTTGCCGTGGTGACCAATATTGATCGCGAGCATATGGATTGTTATCGCGACATGGCGGACGTGGAGCAGGCGTTTCTGGATTTCATTGATCGCGTGCCGTTTTATGGCATGGCTGTGCTCTGCCATGATGATGAACGGCTTCGCAACATGCTGCCGCGCCTGGCCCGCCGGGCTACTACATATGGCGTGCATCAAGACGCGGACTTTCGTGTGGGCGGCGCGCGGGCAAAATGCGCCGGCAACAAACACTTGGCGCATTTCTCAGTGGAATACCGTGGCAAGTCGCTGGGTGATTTCCATCTGCGCGTTCCCGGCAACCATAACGTGCTGAATGCGACGGCAGCCGTAGCGGTGGGCGTAGGGTTAGACATTGATCCGGAGCGCATTCGTGAAGCGCTGGAAAACTTTCGCGGCGTCGATCGGCGTTTTCAGCTTCGCGGACGCGCTGCTGACGTCAGCGTGATTGACGATTACGGACACCATCCCACGGAGATCCGCGCCACGCTGGCGGCGGCACGCCATTGCGGATTCAAGCGCGTGCACGTGATCTTCCAGCCGCATCGCTTCACACGCACGCGCGATCTGCTGGAACAATTCGGCGCGGCCTTTAATGATGCCGATACGATTTCCGTGCTCGATATCTATGCCGCCAGTGAAGCGCCGATCCCGGGAATTACGGGTGAACGGCTGGTCCAGGCCATTCAATTATTTGGCGATCAACGCGGCGCGGTGAGCTATGTCCCGTCATTCGACGAAGCAGCGCGCCAAGTTTCTGCGCTGGCCGAACCCGGCGACATGGTGCTCACTCTTGGCGCCGGCAGCGTCTCACAACTGGGGTCCATGGTGCTGGAGCAGTTGAGGAAGAAGCAGGCGGAGATGAAAGAAGCCGCCAGCTACTAGTATGGTGTCTCACAAATACCTTTACAAAGAGTTGGCCCGATACTTGCTTTCCAAAAGATTATTCCGCGCAGCCGAGGGCGGCTGCGGTCCACAATGATTGTTTATTGCATGCATTGTCGAGTTATTTCAGAGACACCACACTAGCCGGTCGTCCAACACCTAAATTCAATCCCATCCTTTAAGAAGACCTATTCAGGAACAAAGTAAAACGCCACCGCCACAATGGCATAGACAGCCAGAAGCTGCGCGCCTTCAAACCAGTTGGTCTCGCCGTCGGATGAAATCATGTCAACAATCACCACGGAAAGAACGATGGCGGCAATTTCAAAGCCGTTGAACACCAGCGTCATGGGATGTCCAATGGCGACGGAGAGAAAAACCAGGACAGGCGCGACGAACAAGGCAATCTGCGTACTTGCGCCCGTGGCAATGGCCATGGAAACGTCCATACGATTGCGGCGGGCCATGATGATGGCCGTGGAATTTTCCGCGGCGTTGCCCACCAAAGCCACCACAATCACGCCAACAAAAAGTTCCGTCATGCCCAGCGCTTTGGTGACAGGAGCGATCTGCCCGACAAGGATTTCGCTCATCCCGGCAATCAGGACAGTCGCAAGCGCAAGCGAAACGATGGCTTGAGCACGAGAGGTCCTGGGAGCGCCTTCTTCTTCAGGATGCTGGGCGGCAAAAGACGCGCGGTGCGTGCGAAAAACAAAGAGCAGGTTCAGCAGGTAGAGCGCGATAAGAACGCCGCTGGTCCATAGGCTGAGATGTTGCAGGTTCACGTCGTGATGCTGAAGCGTTCCAAAGAGAGTCAGGTTAAAGACCGCGGGCATCACCAGCGCAGCCACGGCAATCATCAGCGTGGTGCTGTTCATGGCGGAAGTGGTGCGGGAAAAGCGTTGTACCGGGTTGCGCAGGCCGCCCGCGACCAGGCTGAGCCCCAGCACCAGCAGCAGGTTCCCAATAATGCTGCCGGAAAGGGAAGCCTTGACCACGTTGATGTGTCCGGCATGCAATGCGAAAAACGCGATGATCATTTCCGTGGCGTTTCCCATGGTCGCGCTCAGGATTCCGCCCGCGGCCGGCCCGCACTGTGAAGCCAGAGCGCCGGTGGATTCGCCCAAGACGCTGGCCAGCGGAGCAATGGCGAGAGCCGAAGCGATAAAAATCAGCAGCGGGGCGGCATGCAACAGGTCGAGAACAATGGCTGCCGGCACGAAGAGAAGAAGGAGGTTCAGCCAGCGGTGTTCCGTTTTCAGCGGAAACCTGCTCCACACGGTGCGAGGCGGCGCGGGAATTTTCTTAGGAGGGGCGGGCATCTGGAGGATTGTAAAAGATCAGCAAAAAGACCGCCTGAATGGGCGGGTTCTTGTGCTTAACAAAATAAATCCGCTGCTTAATTTTGTGCGTTTCTTCAAGCCGCTTCGCTATTTTGTTGCGTCCGCTTTCGCCGTGCGGTTATAAGACTAGAGACGGGCCACGCCAGTGGTTGCACACCGGCGCGCCCTGACCACAAATCACCTTCTAACGAAAGGTAACCCATGGCTGACACAG
Encoded proteins:
- the cax gene encoding calcium/proton exchanger; this encodes MPAPPKKIPAPPRTVWSRFPLKTEHRWLNLLLLFVPAAIVLDLLHAAPLLIFIASALAIAPLASVLGESTGALASQCGPAAGGILSATMGNATEMIIAFFALHAGHINVVKASLSGSIIGNLLLVLGLSLVAGGLRNPVQRFSRTTSAMNSTTLMIAVAALVMPAVFNLTLFGTLQHHDVNLQHLSLWTSGVLIALYLLNLLFVFRTHRASFAAQHPEEEGAPRTSRAQAIVSLALATVLIAGMSEILVGQIAPVTKALGMTELFVGVIVVALVGNAAENSTAIIMARRNRMDVSMAIATGASTQIALFVAPVLVFLSVAIGHPMTLVFNGFEIAAIVLSVVIVDMISSDGETNWFEGAQLLAVYAIVAVAFYFVPE